The Aedes aegypti strain LVP_AGWG chromosome 3, AaegL5.0 Primary Assembly, whole genome shotgun sequence genome contains a region encoding:
- the LOC5565455 gene encoding N-acetylgalactosaminyltransferase 6: MRRNLRVLLKYALGGGFVLLFLTLLVRSFNTVDKQNSIDREAVAEQHVQHSKQGSFFNGPPKNVHSKKIDWHDYRLMEAEEKRTGIGEHGIAGHLEKKDEDMKDKLFKKNGFNAVLSDLISLNRSLPDIRHKGCRKKKYLSELPTVSVVVPFYNEHWSTLLRTASSVLLRSPPELITEIILVDDCSTKEFLKDQLDRYVEENMPKVKVIHLPERSGLITARLAGAKVATADVLIFLDSHTEANINWLPPLLEPIAEDYKTCVCPFIDVIDWDNFEYRAQDEGARGAFDWKFFYKRLPLLQKDLENPTEPFESPVMAGGLFAISSKFFWELGGYDEGLDIWGGEQYELSFKIWQCGGRMYDAPCSRVGHIYRGYAPFGNPRKKDFLSRNYKRVAEVWMDEYKEYLYMRDRKKYDNTDAGDLSKQLAIREKLQCKPFKWFMENVAFDLVEKYPPIEPPDFANGAIQSVANPALCVDTLNHGEKQTVGLFSCASDKVQPQANQYFQLSWHRDLRIKFGEMCWDVSESVPNAKILLYHCHGGQGNQLWSYDVESQMLKQGKNNRCLDMDSSRREVFVNPCSDDNPNQKWKWGYVNMTAIGKWKSYGAKLID; the protein is encoded by the coding sequence ATGCGTCGCAATCTACGAGTACTACTGAAGTACGCCCTCGGAGGTGGCTTCGTCCTGTTATTCCTAACGCTTCTGGTCCGCTCGTTCAACACGGTGGACAAGCAGAACTCGATCGATCGCGAAGCTGTAGCCGAACAGCACGTCCAGCACAGCAAGCAGGGATCGTTCTTCAACGGTCCGCCGAAGAACGTCCACTCGAAGAAGATCGACTGGCACGACTACCGTCTGATGGAAGCCGAAGAGAAGCGAACCGGAATAGGAGAGCACGGAATCGCCGGACACTTGGAGAAAAAGGACGAAGATATGAAGGATAAGCTGTTCAAGAAAAACGGATTCAACGCCGTGTTGAGTGATTTGATCTCACTGAATCGATCTCTGCCGGACATTCGGCATAAGGGTTGTCGGAAGAAGAAATACCTGAGCGAACTGCCCACGGTGAGCGTTGTTGTTCCGTTCTATAACGAGCATTGGAGTACATTGCTAAGGACGGCATCCAGTGTTCTACTGAGGTCGCCGCCGGAGTTGATAACGGAGATCATTCTGGTTGATGATTGCAGTActaaagagtttttgaaagatcaGCTCGATCGGTATGTGGAGGAAAACATGCCTAAGGTGAAGGTGATTCATTTGCCAGAGCGATCAGGACTGATCACGGCCCGATTGGCTGGAGCTAAGGTTGCCACAGCTGATGTATTGATCTTCCTAGATTCGCACACCGAAGCGAACATAAATTGGCTACCGCCCTTGTTGGAACCGATTGCTGAGGACTACAAGACGTGCGTATGTCCGTTTATCGATGTGATTGACTGGGATAACTTCGAGTATCGAGCTCAGGACGAGGGAGCACGTGGTGCATTCGATTGGAAGTTCTTTTACAAGAGGTTGCCACTGTTGCAGAAGGATTTGGAGAATCCGACCGAACCGTTCGAGAGTCCGGTTATGGCGGGAGGACTGTTTGCTATAAGTAGTAAATTCTTCTGGGAGCTAGGCGGTTACGACGAAGGATTGGACATATGGGGTGGGGAGCAGTATGAGCTGAGCTTCAAGATTTGGCAGTGCGGCGGTCGGATGTACGATGCTCCTTGTTCTAGGGTTGGCCACATCTACCGTGGTTATGCTCCATTCGGAAATCCCAGGAAAAAGGACTTCCTGTCGAGAAATTACAAACGAGTGGCAGAAGTGTGGATGGACGAGTACAAAGAATATCTGTATATGAGGGATCGTAAAAAGTACGACAATACGGATGCAGGGGACCTTTCGAAACAGTTGGCCATTCGGGAAAAGCTGCAGTGTAAGCCATTCAAGTGGTTCATGGAGAACGTGGCGTTCGATTTGGTTGAAAAGTATCCTCCAATAGAACCGCCAGACTTTGCCAATGGTGCCATCCAGTCTGTGGCAAACCCTGCTCTGTGTGTCGATACGTTGAATCACGGGGAGAAGCAAACTGTTGGATTATTCTCGTGTGCTTCGGATAAGGTTCAACCGCAAGCAAATCAGTACTTCCAATTATCGTGGCATAGGGATCTGCGGATCAAATTCGGAGAAATGTGCTGGGATGTATCGGAAAGTGTTCCAAACGCGAAGATCTTGTTGTACCATTGTCATGGCGGGCAAGGAAATCAATTGTGGAGTTACGACGTTGAAAGTCAGATGCTGAAGCAAGGCAAGAACAATCGATGCTTGGATATGGACAGCAGTCGGAGGGAAGTGTTTGTTAATCCTTGTAGCGACGATAATCCGAACCAAAAGTGGAAATGGGGGTATGTGAATATGACTGCGATCGGAAAATGGAAATCGTACGGTGCGAAATTGATTGACTGA